Proteins from a single region of Methanotorris igneus Kol 5:
- the cas1b gene encoding type I-B CRISPR-associated endonuclease Cas1b, with translation MRKKALTLFSDGYLFRKENTLYFENVNGKKPLAIEGIYDIYIYGKVSISSQALHFLAQKGIALHFFNHYGYYDGSFYPRESLHSGDLVVKQAEHYLNPEKRLNLAKLFVIGGAKNIEKNLSKFGVKVKFDDFLEELNDAEKITEVMNIEGRMREEYYKFWDETLPDEFKIIKRTRRPPQNEMNALISFLNSRLYPTIISELYNTQLTPTISYLHEPSERRFSLALDLSEIFKPIIADRIANRLVKQRIIKKEHFRDDLNGVLLNDDGKKIVLRAFNEEMEKSVKHPTLKKNVTKKRLIRLEAYKLIKHLTGQKEYEPLIAWF, from the coding sequence ATGAGAAAGAAAGCACTAACGCTTTTCTCTGATGGATATCTTTTTAGAAAGGAAAATACACTTTATTTTGAAAATGTAAATGGGAAGAAACCTTTAGCAATTGAAGGAATTTATGACATCTATATTTATGGGAAAGTAAGCATTAGCTCTCAGGCGTTGCATTTTTTAGCACAAAAAGGCATTGCCCTTCATTTCTTTAACCACTATGGATATTATGATGGGAGTTTTTATCCAAGAGAATCTCTCCATTCTGGAGATTTGGTTGTAAAACAGGCGGAGCATTATTTAAATCCTGAAAAAAGGCTGAATCTTGCAAAACTCTTTGTTATTGGTGGGGCAAAAAATATAGAAAAGAATCTGTCAAAATTTGGAGTTAAGGTTAAATTTGATGATTTTTTAGAGGAACTTAATGATGCAGAGAAAATCACCGAGGTTATGAATATTGAGGGTAGAATGAGGGAGGAATATTATAAATTTTGGGATGAGACATTGCCAGATGAATTTAAAATCATCAAAAGAACAAGAAGACCACCACAAAATGAGATGAACGCTTTAATAAGTTTTTTAAATTCCCGTTTGTATCCAACAATAATAAGCGAGCTCTACAACACTCAACTAACACCAACGATAAGCTATCTCCACGAGCCAAGTGAGAGAAGATTTTCTTTGGCATTAGATTTGAGTGAAATTTTCAAGCCAATAATTGCCGATAGGATAGCAAATAGGTTAGTTAAGCAGAGGATTATTAAGAAGGAACATTTTAGAGATGATTTGAATGGCGTGTTGTTGAATGATGATGGTAAAAAGATTGTTCTAAGGGCATTTAATGAAGAGATGGAAAAGAGTGTCAAACACCCAACATTAAAAAAGAACGTTACAAAAAAGAGGTTGATAAGGTTAGAGGCATATAAGTTGATTAAACATTTAACTGGGCAAAAGGAATATGAGCCGTTAATAGCATGGTTTTAG
- the cas2 gene encoding CRISPR-associated endonuclease Cas2, whose amino-acid sequence MYVVIVYDVNVSRVNKVKKFLRQHLNWVQNSVFEGEITKAEFERIKDGLLNIIDENEDSIIIYKLKSKPSREIYGIEKNPIDDII is encoded by the coding sequence ATGTATGTGGTTATAGTTTATGATGTAAATGTTTCAAGAGTTAATAAAGTCAAAAAATTCCTCAGGCAACATTTAAATTGGGTTCAAAATAGTGTATTCGAAGGAGAAATAACAAAAGCAGAATTTGAAAGGATAAAAGACGGGCTTTTAAATATAATCGATGAGAATGAGGATTCAATAATAATCTACAAACTCAAATCAAAACCAAGTAGAGAAATTTATGGAATAGAGAAAAATCCTATTGATGATATTATCTAA
- a CDS encoding cation:proton antiporter subunit C: MELQVASFITAGLLIVIGLYGVFFVDNVIKKIIALSAMGNGVNLVLIAMGYNGGVVPIKLPNMPFEVFASKSAYPLPQALVLTNIVIEASMLAIMLALSMVLYKKYKTLKASVILKED; the protein is encoded by the coding sequence ATGGAACTTCAAGTGGCATCATTTATTACCGCAGGGTTGTTAATTGTTATTGGATTATATGGTGTTTTTTTTGTTGATAATGTTATTAAAAAGATTATTGCTTTATCTGCAATGGGTAATGGAGTTAATTTGGTTTTAATAGCGATGGGTTATAACGGAGGAGTAGTTCCAATAAAACTTCCAAACATGCCTTTTGAGGTTTTTGCATCAAAGAGCGCCTATCCACTACCACAAGCACTGGTCTTAACAAATATCGTCATTGAAGCATCAATGTTAGCTATCATGTTGGCTCTTTCAATGGTCTTATATAAAAAATACAAAACACTCAAAGCATCGGTAATTTTAAAGGAAGATTAA
- the ehbF gene encoding energy conserving hydrogenase EhbF, with product MNFLPLIVVFPLMMAIILNYLHGKEKIVRFLTFLVALALIVLPFIGEYGFYYFSGHGVENGLISGIAYLFNQTKQVVIFTLMLIGSLVLITGMGEKHANGMFTALTLMGLASVSAVVLSDDLFNLYVFYEIAAVAQTGLVIASGTEKAYKAAFRYMLMGCVAGSLLLLGIAFLLSATGTLNITDMKNYLINANPMVYGGLLMLIIGLTYGSGLPPFHTVKADLYARAKPFIAAMLQTYSKFVLVAMMLVILKLFYGMPYFNTAHGALIALSIFGMVFGVVMALMQSDYRKLLAYHAISQGGYVAAGLALGTPLGIVAGIFHAINHVIYKSALFLGAYIVHKKKGSNLAKLGGLLPIIPSVAFMVLCAKLAISGVPPFNGFQSKWMLAEAAMEVNMPELAVIMIIVSIGTFVSMMKAFYLIYLKPCSEEQINEYKSKEVPKLAIFSLAVLTFLCILLGIYPDIVVEKLYPYAYEIGRTWALK from the coding sequence ATGAACTTTTTACCATTAATCGTGGTGTTTCCACTAATGATGGCAATAATATTGAATTATTTACATGGAAAGGAGAAAATTGTTAGATTTTTGACTTTTTTGGTGGCGTTGGCTTTAATTGTCCTACCGTTCATTGGAGAGTATGGATTTTACTATTTTAGTGGGCATGGTGTTGAGAATGGTTTAATATCGGGTATTGCATATCTATTCAACCAAACAAAGCAGGTTGTAATCTTTACTTTAATGCTTATTGGTTCATTGGTTTTAATAACGGGAATGGGAGAAAAACATGCAAATGGGATGTTCACTGCTTTAACGTTGATGGGATTGGCAAGTGTTTCTGCTGTTGTTTTGTCGGATGATTTGTTTAATTTGTATGTATTTTATGAAATAGCAGCAGTTGCTCAAACAGGATTGGTTATTGCATCTGGAACAGAGAAGGCATACAAAGCGGCGTTTAGATACATGCTTATGGGATGTGTTGCAGGAAGTTTGTTGCTATTGGGAATTGCTTTCTTATTATCTGCAACAGGAACTTTAAACATAACTGACATGAAAAACTACCTAATAAACGCAAACCCTATGGTCTATGGTGGATTATTAATGCTTATAATTGGGTTAACTTATGGTTCTGGTCTTCCTCCGTTCCATACAGTTAAAGCTGATTTATATGCAAGGGCAAAGCCATTTATTGCTGCTATGTTGCAAACATATTCAAAATTCGTCCTCGTTGCAATGATGCTTGTAATTTTGAAGTTATTCTATGGAATGCCCTACTTCAACACCGCACATGGGGCTTTGATAGCATTATCAATCTTTGGAATGGTGTTTGGGGTAGTGATGGCATTGATGCAGAGTGATTATAGAAAACTTTTGGCATACCACGCCATTAGCCAAGGAGGTTATGTTGCTGCTGGATTGGCATTGGGAACACCATTGGGAATTGTTGCTGGGATTTTCCATGCGATAAATCACGTTATTTATAAGAGTGCATTATTTTTGGGGGCATATATTGTCCACAAAAAGAAAGGAAGCAATTTGGCAAAGTTAGGAGGATTACTACCAATAATACCATCAGTTGCATTTATGGTGTTGTGTGCAAAACTTGCAATAAGTGGAGTTCCTCCGTTTAATGGATTTCAAAGCAAATGGATGTTAGCAGAGGCAGCAATGGAAGTAAATATGCCAGAATTAGCAGTAATTATGATTATTGTTAGTATTGGGACTTTTGTTTCCATGATGAAGGCATTCTATCTAATATATCTAAAACCGTGCAGTGAAGAGCAAATAAACGAGTATAAAAGCAAAGAAGTGCCAAAGCTTGCAATATTTTCCTTAGCGGTCTTGACATTTCTATGCATTTTGTTGGGAATTTATCCAGATATTGTGGTTGAAAAGCTTTATCCTTACGCCTATGAAATTGGAAGGACTTGGGCATTGAAATGA
- the cas4 gene encoding CRISPR-associated protein Cas4 — protein sequence MEPEYLEKELLIRGTEINYLFICKTKLWYFAKGITMEQESDFVDLGKFLHEKSYFGEEKEVQIGTINIDFIKRKNIIEIHEVKKGKSMEKAHEIQALYYLYYLKRYGIEAKAILNYPKLREIKEIILDGREGEVEGAIKEVEKIKSMPNPPKPKKSKICKKCSYYELCWI from the coding sequence ATGGAACCCGAATATCTTGAAAAAGAACTCTTAATCAGAGGAACAGAAATAAACTACCTCTTTATCTGCAAAACAAAACTCTGGTATTTTGCAAAAGGTATAACTATGGAGCAAGAGAGTGATTTCGTTGATTTGGGAAAATTTCTGCATGAGAAGAGTTATTTTGGGGAGGAGAAGGAGGTTCAAATAGGAACCATAAACATCGACTTCATAAAGAGAAAAAATATCATTGAGATCCACGAAGTCAAAAAGGGAAAATCCATGGAGAAAGCCCATGAAATACAGGCGTTGTATTATCTCTACTATTTAAAAAGATATGGCATTGAGGCAAAAGCCATTCTTAATTATCCAAAACTTAGAGAAATAAAGGAAATAATCTTAGATGGAAGGGAGGGGGAAGTTGAAGGCGCTATAAAAGAGGTTGAAAAAATAAAATCTATGCCAAATCCACCAAAACCAAAGAAATCCAAAATTTGCAAAAAATGTTCATATTATGAGTTATGCTGGATTTAA
- the cas3 gene encoding type I-D CRISPR-associated helicase Cas3' gives MESLKLKVSKKCLPFGDKVIKQGFRLHKFQEIFYSDVAELEKDVYFIAAPTGAGKTFSFAFPILYAKDNNYLTSKRGLIVVPTNALAEDIEKTLKEQGIKVEVITGKTLTKKGKERGEELIEKLKNCEIAITNPDILNYMINSGYHLPRKNEKFRHLKGFPDWSAFFNALDYVIFDEYHLYDEEQIANILIWFLMTKELFKQIKWFFVSATPEENLIEFLNENGITLEIIEQPLSSEGRVIQGEMEIEFIKISKRIERSLFGYLVEDGRLKENIKDIIEKAISNNEKILIIFNSLRDAMRMKYVIENEIYAEVWVNTGLQTREENNNNLDEIISKTDIIITTSKAEVGVNYPVSLCFMDSGLYLRNFMQRIGRVGRGMEKCKIYCTITTKIFNNLEKQFNEIKKEELDYYEFVDLMKKAFEDREFKKDKVPKFCGAVLWSVLSSMEEYNKKLTYQRKEKLENLRDKFPYYWVLYHINEKIKRIEDDEDEEIVDEDIREELLKWWRSFKNSFRRFREDSVIWRVIYEDGKETEYDLLWILDNAFVEVDRENRIVIIKDFREKRERVVRGVVTFSLLDKDYPSTIGGTDKGEWFKFLYSDYVGDIFLQKFESWKIYKEKYFEDKTFFEELVKDIELLVPIYSKKRIEIFDLVVDFGEIWCDDIL, from the coding sequence ATGGAATCTTTGAAATTAAAAGTTTCAAAGAAATGTTTGCCTTTTGGAGATAAGGTTATTAAACAGGGGTTTAGGTTGCATAAATTTCAAGAGATATTTTATTCAGATGTTGCTGAGTTGGAGAAGGATGTTTATTTTATTGCTGCCCCAACTGGTGCGGGGAAGACGTTTTCTTTTGCGTTTCCTATCTTATATGCAAAGGATAACAATTATCTAACTTCCAAAAGGGGATTAATTGTAGTTCCAACAAATGCATTGGCAGAAGATATTGAGAAAACATTAAAAGAGCAGGGAATTAAGGTTGAGGTAATAACTGGAAAAACATTAACAAAAAAAGGGAAAGAAAGAGGGGAAGAGCTAATAGAAAAATTAAAGAATTGTGAAATTGCAATAACAAATCCAGACATTCTAAATTATATGATAAACAGTGGATACCACTTGCCAAGAAAAAATGAGAAATTTAGACATTTAAAAGGTTTTCCAGATTGGTCTGCCTTCTTTAATGCATTGGATTATGTTATTTTCGATGAATATCATTTGTACGATGAGGAGCAGATAGCAAATATTTTAATTTGGTTTTTAATGACGAAAGAGTTATTTAAGCAGATAAAATGGTTTTTTGTTTCTGCAACACCAGAAGAGAATTTAATTGAGTTCTTAAATGAGAATGGAATTACCCTAGAAATTATTGAGCAACCATTAAGCAGTGAAGGAAGAGTTATTCAAGGAGAAATGGAAATTGAGTTTATAAAAATCTCAAAACGCATAGAAAGGAGTTTATTTGGTTATTTGGTTGAAGATGGAAGATTAAAGGAAAATATTAAGGATATTATAGAGAAAGCAATTTCTAACAATGAGAAGATTTTGATTATTTTTAATTCTTTGAGAGATGCTATGAGAATGAAATATGTTATTGAGAATGAGATTTATGCAGAGGTTTGGGTTAATACAGGGTTGCAGACACGAGAAGAAAATAACAACAATTTAGATGAAATTATAAGCAAAACAGATATCATAATAACTACATCAAAAGCAGAAGTAGGAGTCAATTATCCAGTTTCTTTATGTTTTATGGATTCAGGATTGTATTTGAGGAATTTTATGCAAAGAATTGGAAGAGTTGGGAGGGGAATGGAAAAATGTAAAATATACTGTACAATAACAACAAAAATCTTCAATAACTTGGAGAAACAGTTCAATGAAATCAAAAAAGAAGAATTAGACTATTATGAATTTGTAGATTTGATGAAAAAGGCATTTGAGGATAGAGAATTCAAAAAAGATAAAGTTCCTAAATTTTGTGGTGCAGTTCTTTGGAGTGTTCTTAGCTCAATGGAAGAATATAATAAAAAATTGACATATCAGAGAAAAGAAAAACTTGAGAATCTAAGGGATAAATTTCCATATTATTGGGTTTTATACCATATAAATGAAAAAATAAAGAGAATTGAAGATGATGAGGATGAAGAAATTGTTGATGAAGATATAAGAGAGGAATTACTAAAGTGGTGGAGGAGCTTTAAAAATTCATTTAGAAGGTTTAGGGAGGATAGCGTTATTTGGAGAGTTATCTATGAAGATGGAAAAGAAACGGAATATGACTTATTATGGATTTTAGATAATGCTTTTGTTGAAGTTGATAGAGAGAATAGGATTGTTATTATTAAGGATTTTAGGGAGAAGAGAGAAAGAGTAGTTAGGGGGGTTGTAACCTTTTCTTTACTTGATAAGGATTATCCTTCAACTATTGGAGGAACTGATAAAGGAGAATGGTTCAAATTTTTGTATTCTGATTATGTTGGGGATATATTTTTACAAAAATTTGAGAGTTGGAAAATATACAAAGAAAAATACTTTGAAGATAAAACTTTCTTTGAAGAATTAGTTAAGGATATTGAATTACTTGTTCCAATATACTCAAAAAAGAGAATTGAAATTTTTGATTTAGTTGTGGATTTTGGAGAAATTTGGTGTGATGATATTCTTTAA
- a CDS encoding DUF7132 family protein codes for MKTIETKDIKLKKVITKTDAELYVIELSKNHFFIEQNPLKKSKYGEAYRKLKEKYPEFYMFWEIKNNRYTGKLLAGLIVKKKDIDGFITDIIKSDDYKKFEDIMDEIEEYEQEED; via the coding sequence GTGAAAACAATAGAAACCAAAGATATCAAACTTAAAAAGGTAATAACAAAAACTGACGCTGAACTCTATGTGATTGAACTTTCAAAGAATCATTTCTTTATTGAACAAAATCCTTTAAAAAAGTCAAAATATGGAGAGGCATATAGAAAATTAAAAGAAAAGTATCCTGAATTTTATATGTTTTGGGAAATAAAAAACAATAGATACACTGGAAAACTCTTAGCAGGATTGATTGTTAAAAAGAAGGATATTGATGGATTTATCACCGATATAATAAAAAGTGATGACTACAAGAAGTTTGAAGATATAATGGATGAAATTGAAGAATATGAGCAAGAAGAAGATTAA
- the cas7d gene encoding type I-D CRISPR-associated protein Cas7/Csc2, protein MAKQKKLVENGYKKYVEYDENIVNEFREKLYSIIPEEYFQETYTKRTPNVIKVATIRTTTGYLINRSTEPDEVISTTIGNKDVVVIPSRKLKSREKLTGLVLCRKFKVIHPEVEYNFIDKQEHLANPNSLVFGDSVTKTNEAVALPSRVIYEWAYSIRDKDEITEELTHNALSEDGTMWDKNEGSQRQSLYGIQYIKPGVYFPHFLTFYDITPEGFIHALISHLKTTRYGAQSNVMDANMKNEIIAIALDTFEPPVSSYLISKEFEGEVNFENVKEFVKNKLRENSSILIENEKLEELLKLIDEYLKDEEKLKQLYLKHLNDCINYLVECKIIKKEDVIKKLLEEMGV, encoded by the coding sequence ATGGCAAAGCAAAAGAAGTTAGTTGAAAATGGATACAAAAAATATGTTGAGTATGATGAGAATATTGTCAATGAGTTTAGAGAAAAACTCTATTCAATAATCCCAGAAGAATATTTCCAAGAAACATACACGAAAAGGACTCCAAATGTAATAAAAGTAGCGACAATAAGAACTACAACTGGTTATTTAATTAATCGTTCAACAGAGCCAGATGAAGTCATAAGCACAACAATTGGTAATAAAGATGTGGTTGTCATTCCTTCAAGAAAATTAAAATCAAGAGAAAAATTAACAGGGTTGGTTTTGTGTAGGAAATTTAAAGTAATTCATCCAGAGGTTGAATATAACTTTATTGATAAGCAAGAACACTTGGCTAATCCTAATTCATTAGTTTTTGGTGATTCAGTTACTAAAACAAACGAAGCTGTTGCACTACCTTCAAGAGTTATCTATGAATGGGCATATTCAATTAGAGATAAGGATGAAATAACAGAGGAGCTAACTCACAATGCCTTAAGTGAAGATGGAACAATGTGGGACAAAAATGAAGGTTCCCAAAGACAAAGTTTGTATGGGATTCAATATATTAAACCTGGAGTTTATTTCCCACACTTCCTAACATTCTATGACATAACACCAGAAGGATTCATCCATGCTTTAATATCTCATTTAAAAACAACAAGATATGGAGCACAATCAAATGTTATGGATGCAAATATGAAAAATGAGATTATTGCAATAGCCTTAGACACCTTTGAGCCACCAGTGTCTTCCTATCTAATTTCAAAAGAATTTGAAGGAGAAGTAAATTTTGAGAACGTAAAAGAGTTTGTTAAAAATAAACTAAGAGAAAATTCATCCATATTGATTGAAAATGAGAAGTTAGAGGAACTCTTAAAGTTAATTGATGAATATCTAAAAGATGAAGAAAAATTGAAGCAACTTTATTTGAAGCATTTAAATGATTGCATAAACTACTTAGTTGAATGTAAAATCATCAAAAAAGAAGATGTTATTAAAAAGTTATTAGAAGAAATGGGTGTCTAA
- the cas5d gene encoding type I-D CRISPR-associated protein Cas5/Csc1: MLRHYKITLLSPLFCYNKTEGGVASTEPFIGDIALDYALNFALAKKREYTYQIKDKPDYDEIKEFGFIWTIGRPIYYEKTPIFARKTSEISDYMVRRDIIEQMGKGLFKNYFHIQGIKEGSVFEASLLTFEDIKLPKTFTLRIGVGRECLLLFEEKKEKPEEIWLNLYTIKKIFGKDVKLKESQMLRFVLSHYIIGTGFKVEDLEKIFSN; the protein is encoded by the coding sequence ATGCTTAGGCATTATAAAATAACTCTTCTCTCTCCTTTATTTTGTTATAACAAAACAGAGGGAGGGGTTGCATCAACAGAGCCATTTATTGGGGATATTGCGTTGGACTATGCATTAAATTTTGCATTGGCAAAGAAGAGAGAATATACTTACCAAATAAAAGATAAACCAGATTATGATGAGATTAAAGAGTTTGGGTTTATTTGGACTATTGGAAGGCCAATATATTATGAAAAAACTCCAATATTTGCGAGAAAAACATCAGAAATTTCCGATTACATGGTTAGAAGAGATATAATTGAACAGATGGGAAAAGGATTGTTTAAAAATTACTTCCACATTCAAGGAATAAAGGAAGGTTCGGTTTTTGAGGCGTCTTTATTAACATTTGAAGATATCAAACTTCCAAAAACATTTACTTTGAGGATAGGGGTTGGTAGGGAGTGTCTTTTATTATTTGAAGAAAAAAAGGAAAAACCAGAGGAAATTTGGTTAAATCTCTACACAATTAAGAAGATATTTGGCAAAGATGTGAAGTTAAAGGAATCTCAGATGTTAAGATTCGTTCTTTCCCACTATATTATTGGAACAGGATTCAAAGTTGAAGATTTAGAAAAGATATTCTCCAACTAA